The Acinetobacter pittii genome contains a region encoding:
- a CDS encoding AMP-binding protein — translation MTNQIWLDEYKQWNIESTITLPDEQTSLLDFWDNSFNKFQQRKAFIFADQSFSYAEIDLYSRQVATFLQSLGLEKGTRVAVMMPNIIQYPIISLAVIRAGYILVNINPLYTARELKHQLNDAGAKVLFILEQFLPVYDAVKEQVSVEQIITTTMTEMLVEQPTELNTLDSKKYAFKQILLKTNAQDYIRPKLVLEDTALLQYTGGTTGVSKGAELTHKNIVANLLQNNVVFKSYFGDRDAYEDEIAICALPLYHIFGFTVCLLHSAMNKGYATVLVPNPRDLDALVHCFEKFRPTVFPAVNTLFNALLHHEGFNKLDHSRLEITTGGGMAILKSTADGWEKLTGRIIREGYGLSETSPVATFNPPISNTFSGTIGIPVPSTDIAILDDEGHQLAPGETGEIAIRGPQVMKGYWNLPEETKAVMTADGFFRTGDIGFMNEKGYTKIIDRKKDMILVSGFNVFPNEIEEVLAQHPKILEVAVVGIADEKSGEVPKAFIVKKDDSLSVEEIQNYAKENLTGYKQPRHIQFINELPKSNVGKILRKELKV, via the coding sequence ATGACAAATCAGATCTGGTTAGATGAATATAAGCAATGGAATATAGAAAGTACGATTACATTGCCGGATGAACAAACTTCACTTCTCGATTTTTGGGACAACAGCTTTAATAAGTTCCAGCAAAGAAAGGCTTTTATATTTGCAGATCAATCTTTTTCTTATGCTGAAATCGATTTATATAGCCGACAAGTAGCAACATTCTTGCAAAGTTTAGGGCTAGAAAAAGGTACACGTGTTGCCGTGATGATGCCCAATATTATTCAGTACCCAATTATTTCACTTGCCGTCATTCGTGCAGGTTACATTCTGGTCAATATTAACCCCCTCTATACAGCACGTGAGTTAAAGCATCAATTAAATGATGCAGGCGCAAAAGTCTTATTTATATTAGAACAGTTTTTACCTGTTTATGATGCTGTCAAAGAACAAGTGTCGGTTGAACAAATTATTACCACCACCATGACTGAAATGTTGGTCGAGCAACCTACTGAATTAAACACCTTAGATTCTAAAAAATACGCTTTTAAGCAAATCTTATTGAAGACAAATGCCCAAGATTATATACGTCCTAAGCTAGTTCTTGAGGATACTGCGCTTTTGCAATATACGGGTGGAACAACAGGGGTATCGAAGGGCGCAGAACTAACCCATAAAAATATTGTCGCCAACTTATTACAAAATAATGTGGTTTTTAAAAGCTATTTTGGCGATCGAGATGCTTATGAAGATGAAATAGCGATCTGTGCCTTACCGCTTTATCATATTTTTGGTTTTACTGTCTGTTTATTGCACAGCGCAATGAATAAAGGTTATGCCACTGTTTTAGTTCCAAACCCGCGTGATTTAGATGCTCTCGTGCATTGTTTTGAAAAATTTCGTCCTACGGTTTTTCCTGCTGTAAATACTTTATTTAATGCACTGCTTCATCATGAAGGCTTTAATAAATTGGACCACAGCCGTTTAGAAATTACCACAGGCGGCGGTATGGCAATTTTGAAATCCACTGCCGATGGATGGGAAAAACTGACAGGACGTATTATCCGTGAAGGGTATGGCTTATCAGAAACTTCGCCTGTTGCGACCTTTAACCCGCCAATCTCTAATACTTTTAGTGGCACGATCGGTATTCCTGTACCGAGCACGGATATTGCTATTTTGGATGATGAAGGTCACCAATTAGCGCCCGGTGAAACTGGAGAAATTGCAATTCGTGGCCCGCAGGTTATGAAAGGTTATTGGAATTTACCTGAAGAAACGAAAGCGGTCATGACTGCTGATGGTTTCTTTAGAACGGGTGATATTGGCTTTATGAATGAAAAAGGCTATACCAAAATTATTGACCGTAAAAAAGACATGATTTTAGTTTCAGGCTTTAATGTTTTTCCAAACGAAATTGAAGAAGTTTTAGCCCAACATCCAAAAATTTTAGAAGTCGCCGTGGTTGGGATTGCAGATGAAAAATCGGGTGAAGTGCCTAAAGCCTTTATTGTCAAAAAAGATGACTCTTTATCGGTTGAAGAAATCCAAAACTATGCAAAAGAAAACCTGACAGGATATAAACAACCCCGTCATATCCAATTTATCAATGAATTACCCAAGTCGAATGTGGGTAAAATTTTAAGAAAAGAACTCAAGGTTTAA
- a CDS encoding bile acid:sodium symporter family protein, with translation MGSGLITVFLPIALAIIMAGLGLELTINDFKRVRQHPKAVFIALFCQLVILVGIAFIICKVLALPPMLAVGLMLLSASPGGPTANLFSYLYKGDIALNITLTAINSVIAAFTLPLIVNLAIQHFMENGQNVGLQFSKIIQVFLIILVPVGIGMLVRHFAPHTAEKLNKPVRIFAIVFLVSIIILAVARDYQNLMTYIGQIGLATLLFCVCSLMVGYFVPRLLGINSFQAKACAFEIGIHNSTLAMTIAFTVMASSMAAMPAAVYSLFMYIVAAIFGTLLNRLEKKEITQISTKTYSKNLQ, from the coding sequence ATGGGTTCAGGATTAATTACCGTATTTTTACCAATTGCACTCGCAATTATTATGGCTGGTTTGGGTCTAGAGTTGACCATAAATGACTTTAAACGCGTGCGACAGCACCCAAAAGCTGTATTTATCGCATTATTTTGCCAACTAGTTATTTTAGTCGGTATTGCATTTATTATTTGTAAGGTTCTCGCTTTACCACCAATGCTTGCTGTTGGATTAATGCTCCTTTCTGCGTCACCGGGCGGGCCAACAGCTAATTTATTTAGTTATCTCTATAAAGGAGATATCGCTTTAAATATTACTTTAACGGCTATAAATTCGGTCATTGCTGCCTTTACACTTCCGTTAATTGTGAATCTTGCAATACAACACTTTATGGAAAATGGACAAAATGTAGGATTGCAATTCTCTAAAATCATACAAGTTTTTCTTATTATTTTAGTGCCCGTTGGGATCGGGATGTTAGTCCGTCATTTTGCGCCGCATACGGCTGAAAAGCTCAATAAACCTGTGCGTATCTTTGCTATCGTTTTTCTTGTATCGATCATCATATTAGCAGTTGCACGAGATTATCAAAATCTGATGACGTATATTGGGCAAATTGGATTGGCAACTTTGCTGTTCTGCGTATGTAGTTTAATGGTTGGCTATTTTGTCCCACGATTATTGGGTATAAATAGCTTTCAGGCAAAAGCTTGCGCGTTTGAAATTGGAATTCATAACAGTACCTTAGCCATGACCATTGCTTTTACAGTAATGGCAAGCAGTATGGCCGCTATGCCAGCAGCCGTTTATTCATTATTTATGTACATTGTTGCTGCAATCTTTGGCACATTGTTAAATCGTCTAGAAAAGAAAGAGATCACACAAATATCAACTAAAACGTACTCAAAGAATCTTCAGTAA
- a CDS encoding TetR/AcrR family transcriptional regulator gives MPTLERSSKKLQVLHTATELFNLYGFHNTGVDLIVKKSKIPKATFYNYFHSKQRLIEMCISFQKSKLKEEVLAIIYSSRYRTSSDKLKEIIVLHVNFNSLYYLLLKAIFETKQIYPQAYRIALEYRKWLLKELFNLVFSLETHALKPSADMVLNLIDGLMFQILSSKSLDERDVVVERFFWDNI, from the coding sequence ATGCCAACTTTAGAAAGATCTTCCAAAAAATTACAGGTTCTTCATACAGCAACAGAGTTGTTCAATCTCTATGGATTTCACAATACGGGCGTGGACTTAATTGTCAAAAAATCCAAAATTCCTAAAGCCACTTTTTATAACTACTTTCACTCAAAACAGCGGCTTATTGAAATGTGCATATCTTTTCAAAAAAGCAAACTTAAAGAAGAAGTGCTGGCAATTATCTACTCAAGCCGTTACCGAACCTCAAGCGATAAACTCAAAGAGATTATTGTTTTACATGTCAATTTTAATAGCCTGTACTATCTATTGCTTAAAGCCATTTTTGAAACTAAACAGATTTACCCGCAGGCCTACCGTATAGCGCTTGAATATAGAAAATGGCTGCTTAAAGAGCTTTTTAATCTAGTTTTTAGTCTAGAAACTCATGCATTAAAACCAAGTGCTGACATGGTTTTAAACTTAATTGATGGCTTGATGTTCCAGATTTTAAGCTCAAAGAGTTTGGATGAAAGGGATGTGGTGGTGGAGAGGTTTTTTTGGGATAATATTTGA